The following are encoded together in the Streptomyces sp. NBC_00358 genome:
- a CDS encoding ABC transporter permease, whose translation MTSPIETEDGAEPVVVHGGQVATAKPEAGPLVGRSPGQLMWLRFKRDRSGVISAYVVGFFFLIGAVAPLIAKLYGKNPYTVYADERPELFDSAGVPLQPNGGISSEFWFGLEPGNGYDVFTKLIYGIRTSLMISVAVTVTVVLTGILLGVTAGYIGGKVDYGISRVIDFLLAFPSQLFFIASMPVVVSLFVSPRDETPTYVRVLALIAVQWALGWMSLARILRGTALALREREFIEAAKVSGASPWRIIRKEVLPNVVTPLLVQATYLLPNFVTIEAGLSFLGVGIVEPTPDWGQMFSKASTELVLQNDITYMFFPGVSMIIFVVAFNLLGDSVRDAFDPKTAR comes from the coding sequence GTGACGAGTCCTATCGAGACCGAGGACGGCGCGGAACCGGTCGTCGTGCACGGCGGGCAGGTGGCGACCGCGAAACCCGAGGCCGGGCCGCTCGTCGGCCGGTCTCCCGGCCAGTTGATGTGGCTCCGCTTCAAGCGGGACCGCTCGGGGGTCATCTCCGCCTACGTCGTGGGGTTCTTCTTCCTGATCGGGGCGGTCGCCCCGCTGATCGCCAAGCTGTACGGCAAGAATCCGTACACGGTGTACGCGGACGAACGCCCCGAGCTCTTCGACAGCGCCGGCGTGCCGCTCCAGCCCAACGGCGGTATCAGCAGCGAGTTCTGGTTCGGTCTGGAACCGGGCAACGGCTACGACGTGTTCACCAAGCTGATCTACGGCATCCGGACCTCGCTGATGATCTCCGTGGCGGTGACCGTCACGGTCGTGCTGACCGGCATCCTGCTGGGAGTCACCGCCGGCTACATCGGAGGCAAGGTCGACTACGGCATCAGCCGCGTCATCGACTTCCTGCTGGCCTTCCCGTCGCAGCTCTTCTTCATCGCGAGCATGCCCGTGGTGGTCTCGCTCTTCGTGAGCCCGCGGGACGAGACGCCGACCTATGTGCGCGTGCTCGCGCTGATCGCCGTCCAATGGGCCCTCGGCTGGATGAGTCTCGCCCGCATCCTGCGCGGAACCGCGCTCGCCCTGCGCGAGCGGGAGTTCATCGAAGCGGCCAAGGTGAGCGGGGCGTCCCCCTGGCGGATCATCCGCAAGGAAGTGCTGCCCAACGTGGTGACACCGCTCCTCGTGCAGGCCACCTATCTGCTCCCCAACTTCGTGACGATCGAGGCGGGCCTGTCGTTCCTCGGTGTCGGAATCGTCGAACCGACGCCCGACTGGGGGCAGATGTTCTCCAAGGCCTCGACGGAACTCGTCCTGCAGAACGACATCACCTACATGTTCTTCCCGGGTGTCTCGATGATCATCTTCGTCGTCGCGTTCAACCTGCTCGGGGATTCGGTCCGAGACGCCTTCGATCCGAAGACGGCCCGCTGA
- the typA gene encoding translational GTPase TypA, giving the protein MATRHDIRNVAIVAHVDHGKTTLVDAMLKQAGAFAAHAAESLDDRMMDSNDLEREKGITILAKNTAVKYHPKDGGDVITINIIDTPGHADFGGEVERGLSMVDAVVLLVDASEGPLPQTRFVLRKALQQRLPVILCINKTDRPDSRIDEVVNETYDLFLDLDADEEQIEFPIVYACARDGVASLTKPEDGTVPADSDSLEPFFTTILESVPAPSFDESAPLQAHVTNLDADNFLGRIALLRVEQGELRKGQTVTWIKRDGTMSNVRITELLMTEALTRKPAEVAGPGDICAVAGIPDIMIGETLADPENPIALPLITVDEPAISMTIGTNTSPLVGRGGTGKGADAKAAVKDKDRKVTARQVKDRLDRELVGNVSLRVLDTERPDAWEVQGRGELALAILVEQMRREGFELTIGKPQVVTQVIDGKVHEPVERMTIDVPEEHMGAVTQLMGVRKGRMDNMSNHGSGWVRLEFVVPSRGLIGFRTEFLTGTRGTGIAHSIHEGHEPWFGTLTTRNNGSLVADRAGAVTAFAMTNLQERGVLFTDPGTEVYEGMIVGENSRADDMDVNITKEKKLTNMRSAAADSFEAIVPPRKLSLEQSLEFCRDDECVEVTPESVRIRKLVLDQKERGRSASRAKHG; this is encoded by the coding sequence ATGGCCACGCGCCACGACATCCGCAACGTCGCCATCGTCGCCCACGTCGACCACGGCAAGACCACTCTGGTCGACGCCATGCTCAAGCAGGCCGGTGCCTTCGCCGCGCACGCCGCCGAGTCGCTCGACGACCGCATGATGGACTCGAACGACCTGGAACGTGAGAAGGGCATCACGATCCTGGCGAAGAACACGGCGGTCAAGTACCACCCGAAGGATGGCGGCGACGTCATCACGATCAACATCATCGACACCCCCGGCCACGCCGACTTCGGTGGTGAGGTCGAGCGCGGTCTGTCGATGGTGGACGCGGTCGTCCTGCTGGTCGACGCCTCCGAGGGCCCGCTGCCGCAGACCCGCTTCGTGCTGCGCAAGGCGCTGCAGCAGCGTCTGCCGGTCATCCTGTGCATCAACAAGACCGACCGCCCGGACTCCCGGATCGACGAGGTCGTCAACGAGACCTACGACCTCTTCCTGGACCTGGACGCCGACGAGGAGCAGATCGAGTTCCCGATCGTCTACGCGTGTGCGCGTGACGGCGTGGCCTCGCTGACCAAGCCGGAGGACGGCACCGTCCCGGCCGACAGCGACAGCCTGGAGCCGTTCTTCACCACGATCCTGGAGTCCGTCCCGGCCCCGTCCTTCGACGAGTCCGCGCCGCTCCAGGCCCACGTGACCAACCTGGACGCCGACAACTTCCTCGGCCGCATCGCGCTGCTCCGCGTCGAGCAGGGTGAGCTGCGCAAGGGCCAGACCGTCACGTGGATCAAGCGCGACGGCACGATGTCCAACGTGCGTATCACCGAGCTGCTGATGACCGAGGCGCTCACCCGCAAGCCCGCCGAGGTGGCCGGCCCCGGTGACATCTGCGCCGTCGCCGGTATCCCGGACATCATGATCGGCGAGACCCTGGCCGACCCGGAGAACCCGATCGCGCTGCCGCTGATCACGGTCGACGAGCCGGCGATCTCCATGACCATCGGCACGAACACCTCGCCGCTGGTCGGCCGTGGTGGCACGGGCAAGGGCGCGGACGCCAAGGCCGCGGTCAAGGACAAGGACCGCAAGGTCACCGCCCGCCAGGTCAAGGACCGCCTCGACCGCGAGCTGGTCGGCAACGTCTCCCTCCGCGTGCTCGACACCGAGCGCCCGGACGCCTGGGAGGTCCAGGGCCGCGGTGAGCTCGCGCTCGCCATCCTGGTCGAGCAGATGCGCCGCGAGGGCTTCGAGCTGACCATCGGCAAGCCGCAGGTCGTCACCCAGGTCATCGACGGCAAGGTGCACGAGCCCGTCGAGCGCATGACGATCGACGTCCCCGAGGAGCACATGGGCGCGGTCACGCAGCTCATGGGCGTCCGCAAGGGCCGCATGGACAACATGTCGAACCACGGCTCCGGCTGGGTCCGCCTGGAGTTCGTCGTTCCGTCCCGCGGCCTCATCGGCTTCCGGACCGAGTTCCTGACCGGTACGCGCGGCACGGGCATCGCCCACTCGATCCACGAGGGCCACGAGCCGTGGTTCGGCACCCTGACGACCCGTAACAACGGTTCGCTGGTCGCCGACCGCGCGGGCGCCGTCACCGCGTTCGCGATGACGAACCTCCAGGAGCGCGGTGTGCTGTTCACCGACCCCGGCACCGAGGTGTACGAGGGCATGATCGTCGGCGAGAACTCGCGCGCCGACGACATGGACGTGAACATCACCAAGGAGAAGAAGCTCACCAACATGCGTTCGGCCGCCGCCGACTCGTTCGAGGCGATCGTCCCGCCGCGCAAGCTCTCCCTGGAGCAGTCGCTGGAGTTCTGCCGCGACGACGAGTGCGTCGAGGTGACCCCGGAGTCCGTTCGCATCCGCAAGCTCGTTCTCGACCAGAAGGAGCGCGGTCGCAGCGCCAGCCGCGCCAAGCACGGCTGA
- a CDS encoding ABC transporter family substrate-binding protein, with protein MSHEGVGLRAVMRSAAFLTAGVLAVPALAACSADDEADRPAAVQDIAPASRDLIADGGTLRWAVDAVPQTLNTFQADADAATSRVAGAVLPSMYRLDANGRPQINPDYLESAKVVGTSPKQVVLYKLNQQAVWSDGREIGAADFAAQWRALSGKDSAYWTARNAGYDRIEKIERGKNNLEVRVTFSRPYADWKALFSPLYPKDVMGTADSFNDGARGKLKVTAGPFAVKKVDRTGGEVTLTRNARWWGRPSKLDEIDLVAVARDKRAEALAEDRLDLAEIDPAEAERVTLAARNKDGAALQGASAANGTHTAGAKGEKDTSGDKSGKDASEKKGASEKKGKDKSSEEEEDGKNAKGGRSHQDARGEKGHKGEKGDRADKSDDGDGGKSDDGEKGEEGSKGSEDRSKAARLQSALSAFVVRKSLEPAYTQLALNGSEGPLADERVRRAVARALDRRELARTVLQPLGLPAEPVGSHLALAGQPAYADNSGALGKQDAAEVRALLADAGWVPGGPVTEQKKTEKAAGSKGEKSASGEDDRPGDGGTYVLGEDDKPSGARRGLTQDPRDHARKQEQQADARSGAHTDEQAARHLDGRKYAGRGGLAGAYAPKGSAAPKGSAAPAGAASNVLAKDGKALTLRFVVPSGQGSESLRAVADKIARMLQRIGIRTDISKVSDDSYFKDHIASGQYDLALYSWPASAFPATDARPIYAKPVPAADGSLSVEQNYTRVGTDQVDQLFDKALSTLNEDEERSLVRKADARIWAAAGSIPLYQRPQLAAARIGLANTGAFGFQTPVYEDMGFLKKGAHPSASPSKSR; from the coding sequence ATGTCCCACGAAGGCGTCGGACTGCGCGCGGTGATGCGCTCGGCCGCGTTCCTGACCGCGGGCGTGCTCGCGGTACCCGCCCTCGCCGCGTGCAGTGCGGACGACGAGGCGGACAGACCCGCGGCAGTGCAGGACATCGCGCCCGCGTCCCGTGACCTGATCGCCGACGGCGGCACCCTGCGCTGGGCCGTGGACGCCGTACCGCAGACGCTGAACACGTTCCAGGCGGACGCGGACGCCGCGACCTCCCGGGTCGCCGGTGCCGTCCTGCCGTCGATGTACCGGCTCGACGCGAACGGGCGGCCGCAGATCAACCCCGACTACCTGGAGTCGGCGAAGGTCGTGGGCACGTCGCCCAAGCAGGTCGTGCTGTACAAGCTCAACCAGCAGGCCGTGTGGAGCGACGGACGCGAGATCGGCGCCGCCGACTTCGCCGCCCAGTGGCGCGCCCTGTCCGGCAAGGACTCCGCGTACTGGACGGCCCGCAACGCCGGATACGACCGTATCGAGAAGATCGAGCGGGGCAAGAACAACCTGGAGGTCCGCGTCACCTTCAGCCGGCCCTACGCCGACTGGAAGGCGCTGTTCTCGCCGCTGTACCCGAAGGACGTGATGGGGACCGCGGACTCCTTCAACGACGGCGCGCGGGGCAAGCTCAAGGTCACCGCGGGTCCCTTCGCGGTGAAGAAGGTCGACCGCACGGGCGGCGAGGTCACCCTCACCCGCAACGCGCGCTGGTGGGGCCGCCCCAGCAAGCTCGACGAGATCGACCTGGTGGCCGTGGCCCGTGACAAGCGGGCCGAGGCACTCGCCGAGGACAGGCTCGACCTGGCCGAGATCGACCCCGCCGAGGCCGAGCGGGTCACCCTCGCCGCCCGGAACAAGGACGGCGCCGCGTTGCAGGGTGCCTCCGCGGCGAACGGGACGCACACGGCGGGCGCCAAGGGTGAGAAGGACACGTCCGGGGACAAGAGCGGGAAGGACGCCTCCGAGAAGAAGGGAGCGTCCGAGAAGAAGGGCAAGGACAAGTCCTCCGAGGAGGAGGAGGACGGGAAGAACGCGAAGGGCGGCAGGAGCCACCAGGACGCGCGGGGCGAGAAGGGCCACAAGGGCGAGAAGGGCGACAGGGCCGACAAGAGCGACGACGGCGACGGCGGGAAGAGTGACGACGGCGAGAAGGGCGAGGAGGGTTCGAAGGGGAGCGAGGACAGGTCGAAGGCGGCCCGCCTCCAGTCCGCGCTGAGCGCGTTCGTGGTCCGCAAGTCCCTCGAACCCGCCTACACGCAGCTCGCCCTCAACGGCTCCGAGGGCCCCCTCGCCGACGAGCGCGTCCGCCGCGCGGTGGCCCGCGCCCTGGACCGCAGGGAACTCGCCCGGACCGTCCTCCAGCCGCTCGGTCTGCCCGCCGAGCCGGTCGGCAGTCACCTCGCCCTCGCCGGCCAGCCGGCTTACGCCGACAACAGCGGCGCCCTCGGGAAGCAGGACGCCGCCGAGGTGCGCGCCCTGCTCGCCGACGCCGGATGGGTGCCCGGCGGGCCGGTCACGGAGCAGAAGAAGACGGAGAAGGCGGCCGGGTCCAAGGGGGAGAAGAGCGCCTCGGGCGAGGACGACAGGCCGGGCGACGGCGGGACGTACGTACTCGGCGAGGACGACAAGCCGTCCGGGGCCCGCCGGGGGCTGACCCAGGACCCCAGGGACCACGCCAGGAAGCAGGAGCAGCAGGCCGACGCGAGGTCGGGCGCGCACACCGACGAGCAGGCCGCCCGGCACCTGGACGGCCGGAAGTACGCCGGGCGGGGCGGACTTGCGGGGGCTTACGCGCCCAAGGGATCGGCCGCGCCCAAGGGATCGGCCGCACCGGCGGGTGCCGCGTCCAACGTCCTCGCCAAGGACGGCAAGGCGCTGACGCTCCGCTTCGTCGTGCCCTCCGGGCAGGGCTCGGAATCGCTGCGCGCCGTCGCCGACAAGATCGCGCGGATGCTCCAGCGCATCGGGATCCGCACGGACATCTCGAAGGTCTCCGACGACAGCTACTTCAAGGACCACATCGCCTCGGGCCAGTACGACCTGGCGCTCTACTCGTGGCCGGCCTCGGCCTTCCCGGCCACCGACGCCCGCCCGATCTACGCCAAGCCGGTACCGGCGGCCGACGGCTCGCTGAGCGTCGAGCAGAACTACACCCGCGTCGGCACCGACCAGGTCGACCAGCTCTTCGACAAGGCGCTCTCCACCCTGAACGAGGACGAGGAGCGCTCCCTGGTCCGCAAGGCGGACGCCCGCATCTGGGCCGCGGCCGGTTCCATCCCCCTCTACCAGCGCCCCCAGCTCGCCGCCGCCCGCATCGGTCTCGCCAACACCGGAGCCTTCGGTTTCCAGACCCCGGTGTACGAGGACATGGGCTTCCTGAAGAAGGGCGCGCACCCTTCGGCGAGCCCGTCGAAGAGCCGGTGA